DNA sequence from the Glycine soja cultivar W05 unplaced genomic scaffold, ASM419377v2 tig00105718_1_pilon, whole genome shotgun sequence genome:
CAATgcagaaggaaaaaagaatacTGGACTCATTCTTGGGTTGCAAGGAAATCCTTCAATGCTATTTTGACCAATTCACTGTTGAGAGAAATTATGTGACATACAATCTTTTCATGGAGTGTGCTCCTTATGGTTCTCTTCTTGGTTTAGTAAACAAGAAGGGGCCAATATCGGATAGTGAAGTAAGAGTCTACACTCGTATGCTTCTCAAAGGGCTTTCTTGCATTCATCGAAAAGGAGTCGTCCATTGTGATCTCAAACCGGACAACATCCTTCTCTTTCCTTCATCTGATGATCATGCAAGGTATCAACTGAAGATTGCTGATTTTGGGTTGTCCAAGACTAGAGAAGATGCAAATGCTGAGTATGGGAAGGTCAAGTTTAGAGGGACACCTTTTTACATGTCACCAGAATCGGTCGTTGGTCAGATTGAACCAGCGTTAGATATATGGTCTCTTGGGTGCATTGTAATCGAGATGATCACTGGATTCCGTGCATGGAAGAACCTGCGAACCCAAAAGGAGATAATGTTCAAGCTTGTTGTCCTTCAAGAAGCACCTGAAATACCCAATGAACTGAGTTGGGATTGCAAGAATTTCTTGAGCAAGTGTTTTGTGAAGGATCCTAGGCAGAGATGGACTGCTACAATGCTTCTCAACCATCCTTTTCTTTATCCAACACGTTACATGTGTagttcatcttttttctcataTGATATTGTTAGTCATGTGCCCTTTAAGGTATAAGATA
Encoded proteins:
- the LOC114404692 gene encoding mitogen-activated protein kinase kinase kinase 17-like — encoded protein: MAAWKKLAILGKGSYATVYLATVALPQECNEKVVAVKSSSPFSFSIASMQKEKRILDSFLGCKEILQCYFDQFTVERNYVTYNLFMECAPYGSLLGLVNKKGPISDSEVRVYTRMLLKGLSCIHRKGVVHCDLKPDNILLFPSSDDHARYQLKIADFGLSKTREDANAEYGKVKFRGTPFYMSPESVVGQIEPALDIWSLGCIVIEMITGFRAWKNLRTQKEIMFKLVVLQEAPEIPNELSWDCKNFLSKCFVKDPRQRWTATMLLNHPFLYPTRYMCSSSFFSYDIVSHVPFKV